Proteins from one Desulfovibrio intestinalis genomic window:
- a CDS encoding radical SAM protein, with amino-acid sequence MSAQSLPLWFDVATIEKALSRRNVPDAVELRDILDKSMQMEPLDLNEIVALMRVDDPAGHERILAVADEVKQKVYGDRMVLSAPLHLSNHCGSECLYCSNRRDNGLVERKYMTSPEMRQAALKIIRQGHKRIFLVSGQLPNADVDYLAEAISILYTVFDGVGEIHSVNVNVGPLEAAQYQTLLDAYVGTVLIYQDTYHEASYRAAHVAGPKSDYVKRLNAPDTAFAAGVPDVGLGILLGLGPWQFDLLALAQHATHLERVYDLGCRTVSLHRMRLAPGSLMDTPYPVSDADYLRCVALARLALPHSGIILTTKEPAGLWRDGCSAGASQLLTGSVANPYEGWALAPGQQVPFPLGEDCHVDEVVRFLLEEARHLPSFCAACPRLGRRGEEFLAMVRECGMKGQCSPNSAASFMEFLLHYATPYTRSMGERLLNEKLNKMSLHERGAADRLLKKVRAGCMDEFI; translated from the coding sequence ATGTCTGCGCAATCGTTGCCCCTATGGTTTGATGTGGCCACCATCGAAAAAGCCCTGAGCCGTCGAAATGTTCCAGATGCCGTTGAACTGCGCGATATTCTGGATAAGTCTATGCAGATGGAGCCGCTGGACCTGAATGAAATAGTGGCGCTCATGCGTGTGGACGATCCGGCCGGGCATGAGCGTATTCTTGCTGTGGCCGATGAGGTGAAGCAGAAGGTCTACGGCGACCGCATGGTGCTTTCCGCTCCTCTGCACCTTTCCAACCACTGCGGCAGCGAATGTCTGTATTGCTCCAACCGCCGGGATAATGGCCTTGTGGAGCGTAAGTACATGACCTCGCCGGAAATGCGCCAGGCTGCCCTGAAAATCATCCGTCAGGGACACAAGCGCATATTCCTGGTCAGTGGGCAGTTGCCCAACGCTGATGTGGACTATCTGGCCGAGGCCATAAGCATCTTGTACACGGTTTTTGACGGCGTGGGCGAAATACACAGCGTCAACGTCAACGTCGGGCCGCTGGAAGCTGCCCAGTACCAGACCCTTTTGGATGCCTATGTAGGCACTGTTCTTATTTATCAGGACACCTACCACGAGGCCAGCTACCGCGCCGCCCATGTGGCGGGCCCCAAGAGCGATTACGTCAAGCGGCTCAATGCGCCTGACACCGCCTTTGCGGCAGGCGTGCCCGATGTGGGCCTGGGTATTCTGCTGGGCCTGGGCCCCTGGCAGTTTGACCTGCTTGCCCTCGCACAGCACGCGACCCATCTTGAGCGCGTGTATGACCTGGGCTGCCGCACTGTAAGCTTGCACAGAATGCGCCTTGCCCCCGGCAGCCTTATGGATACGCCTTACCCGGTAAGCGATGCGGATTATCTGCGCTGTGTGGCATTGGCCCGGCTGGCCCTGCCGCACAGCGGCATCATCCTGACCACCAAGGAACCTGCCGGGCTTTGGCGCGACGGCTGTAGTGCCGGGGCTTCGCAACTGCTCACGGGCAGTGTGGCCAACCCCTATGAAGGGTGGGCCCTTGCTCCTGGCCAGCAGGTTCCCTTCCCTCTGGGCGAAGACTGTCATGTGGATGAGGTGGTGCGCTTTCTGCTTGAAGAGGCGCGGCATCTGCCATCGTTTTGCGCAGCTTGCCCAAGGCTTGGCCGCAGAGGAGAGGAATTTCTTGCGATGGTGCGTGAGTGCGGCATGAAGGGGCAGTGTAGCCCCAACTCTGCGGCATCATTTATGGAATTTCTGTTGCACTACGCCACCCCCTATACCCGCAGCATGGGTGAGCGCTTGTTGAATGAAAAACTGAATAAAATGTCCCTGCACGAACGCGGCGCGGCAGACCGCTTGCTCAAAAAGGTGCGGGCTGGCTGTATGGACGAATTCATTTAA
- a CDS encoding BMP family protein, giving the protein MLHYKLPSLSAPLFTLLCFITLSLYVFVGAPYAAESASATGSPRLRVALLLEHPGGDGGWNDALLRGLERARALPVDAEVLVAPAQADTAAIQEFFRNAASSHDMVLVASDKLHEALRNNAANFRKTMFGCIDAGVRAPNIMSITFADEQAAYLAGAAAAMLTAQTALPGINADRTIGWLSGEDVPAMRSLLNGFVEGARLVDPEVRVINRITGSFTDAAAGGKAARELLNQGADVLVLASGLGNGPALQEAASRGAYVIGLDGNQDDRLPGRVLTSIVKKADDAVYDLVAAAASGNFKGKEILVRDLNNGGVDITEMGPFRTVAGKNAPAGMDRRLRELRSELINGGIRLKSMRERTLCDCL; this is encoded by the coding sequence ATGCTCCACTATAAGTTGCCTTCGCTCTCAGCCCCGCTTTTTACCCTGCTCTGCTTCATTACGCTGTCACTCTACGTTTTCGTGGGCGCACCCTACGCCGCAGAGTCTGCGTCTGCAACTGGCAGCCCACGCCTTCGCGTGGCCCTGCTGCTGGAACACCCTGGCGGGGACGGCGGCTGGAACGACGCTCTGTTGCGCGGTCTTGAACGGGCCCGCGCACTTCCTGTTGACGCTGAAGTGCTGGTAGCTCCGGCGCAGGCAGACACCGCCGCCATTCAGGAATTTTTCCGTAATGCCGCGTCCAGTCATGACATGGTGCTGGTGGCCTCTGACAAGTTGCACGAAGCCCTGCGCAACAATGCCGCCAATTTTCGCAAAACCATGTTTGGCTGTATTGACGCGGGCGTGCGCGCTCCCAATATCATGTCCATAACATTTGCCGACGAACAGGCTGCATACCTTGCGGGAGCAGCGGCAGCCATGCTTACGGCCCAGACAGCCCTGCCCGGCATCAATGCCGACAGAACCATCGGCTGGCTGTCGGGAGAAGACGTGCCCGCCATGCGCTCTTTGTTGAATGGTTTTGTGGAAGGCGCGCGCCTTGTGGACCCGGAAGTACGGGTCATCAACCGCATCACGGGCTCCTTTACGGATGCCGCAGCCGGGGGCAAAGCAGCGCGAGAACTGCTGAACCAGGGCGCGGATGTGCTGGTGCTGGCCAGCGGGCTTGGCAACGGCCCTGCGCTGCAGGAAGCCGCCAGCCGGGGCGCCTATGTTATCGGGCTGGACGGAAACCAAGACGACAGGCTGCCGGGGCGTGTGCTTACCTCCATAGTCAAAAAGGCGGACGACGCGGTATACGACCTTGTGGCTGCTGCCGCTTCCGGCAATTTCAAGGGCAAGGAAATTCTTGTGCGCGACCTCAATAACGGCGGCGTGGATATTACGGAAATGGGGCCGTTTCGCACCGTTGCGGGCAAAAATGCCCCGGCAGGTATGGACCGCAGGCTGCGCGAGTTGCGTAGCGAATTGATCAATGGCGGCATTCGCCTGAAATCCATGCGCGAAAGAACCCTATGCGACTGCCTGTAG
- a CDS encoding MFS transporter gives MPVYYWFPVLGCLGIGIMFMNIPPVATQFMQLFGVGYGGLSFFLSSLFWTHALAQIPAGLLIDRLGILRSLVISAILCTAGSLAPFLAPHGLGLAIFMRLAVGMASAMLFLAIVSVVKTLAPPQFLARAQGLQGAAFSFGTMLPYLALPIFGSRGWAASYIMVALMPALLLLSLLWVPRAPLQQKTVDANYSVWLSLKTVAKSKRLWFLGCCHGFSFGTITALGSWLPSVLADNSPGSHPENWGIATGAVLLAGTLARAGGGELGSRSGLHELLTKLVLGISLLYTAMAFLPGPFPTLAAGVCLAVCCGCAYATIFVLTIRTAGPGLVATGVGFMSTIANMVNVLLTLLMGNVREYAGSFNPALLVTALCAAGLYLWGRMLSRSEDAK, from the coding sequence ATGCCTGTCTATTACTGGTTTCCTGTGCTTGGATGTCTTGGCATAGGTATTATGTTCATGAACATTCCACCTGTCGCCACGCAGTTCATGCAGCTTTTCGGCGTGGGATACGGGGGCTTGTCCTTCTTTTTGAGTTCACTTTTCTGGACTCATGCCCTGGCCCAGATTCCAGCGGGCCTGCTCATCGACCGGCTTGGTATCCTGCGGTCACTGGTGATTTCGGCCATCCTTTGCACTGCTGGTTCGCTTGCGCCCTTTCTTGCTCCGCACGGACTGGGGCTGGCCATCTTCATGCGCCTTGCCGTGGGCATGGCCTCTGCCATGCTGTTTCTGGCCATCGTATCTGTAGTAAAAACTCTGGCCCCGCCACAATTTCTGGCGCGCGCCCAAGGCTTGCAGGGCGCGGCTTTCAGCTTTGGCACCATGCTGCCCTATCTGGCGCTTCCCATTTTCGGTTCTCGGGGTTGGGCTGCAAGCTACATCATGGTGGCGCTCATGCCAGCCCTGCTGTTGCTCTCTCTGTTGTGGGTGCCCCGCGCTCCTTTGCAGCAGAAGACCGTTGACGCCAACTACAGCGTGTGGCTATCGCTTAAAACCGTGGCAAAATCGAAGCGCCTCTGGTTTCTTGGCTGTTGCCACGGATTTTCTTTTGGCACCATCACGGCCTTGGGCAGCTGGCTGCCTTCAGTCCTTGCCGACAACAGCCCCGGCAGTCACCCCGAAAATTGGGGAATCGCCACAGGCGCAGTGCTTCTGGCAGGAACGCTTGCCCGCGCGGGCGGCGGAGAACTGGGCAGCAGAAGCGGGCTTCATGAACTGCTGACCAAGCTCGTGCTCGGTATTTCCCTGTTGTATACGGCAATGGCCTTCTTGCCTGGCCCCTTCCCAACACTGGCAGCCGGGGTGTGCCTGGCCGTTTGTTGCGGCTGCGCCTATGCCACAATATTTGTGCTCACCATACGCACTGCCGGGCCAGGGCTTGTTGCCACCGGGGTGGGCTTCATGTCTACCATCGCCAACATGGTCAATGTGCTGCTGACCTTGCTTATGGGCAATGTGCGCGAATATGCGGGTTCCTTTAATCCGGCCCTGCTGGTTACGGCCCTGTGCGCCGCCGGGTTGTACCTGTGGGGCCGCATGCTTTCCCGAAGCGAAGACGCAAAGTAA
- a CDS encoding ABC transporter substrate-binding protein: MLKKYIVLFLTVLMLTHITASGAAANRLVRVPTAWMDEFETFLMWYAKEKNWDKEAGLDIEINQYNSGEEVLNALPTGAWVYAGVGVIPAIMGNMRSNVTAIAIGASEAAANGVVVRADSPIAAVKGWNKDYPEVLGSPDTLRGKTFLVSDLSSSHYALSSWLEVLGLQDSDIIIRDMVQGLVVASFENRIGDGVALWAPQLYLALDKGGVLAADLKTCGKESYTYIIANTAYANENPEITAKFLSVYFKAVDEYTSKSPEVFLKDYRRFYLEWAGKDYDEELLRRDMKSHHVLALTEQQRFFDESNGRSEVQKDLEAIARFFGNMGRLGKEEMLKISSSSYSSDKFIKLVPPNLKLKK, encoded by the coding sequence ATGCTCAAAAAATATATTGTCCTGTTTCTCACCGTTCTCATGCTGACGCACATCACCGCCTCCGGTGCTGCGGCCAACAGGCTGGTTCGTGTTCCCACGGCCTGGATGGACGAGTTTGAAACCTTTCTCATGTGGTACGCCAAAGAAAAAAACTGGGACAAAGAAGCTGGTCTGGATATTGAAATCAACCAGTATAATTCCGGTGAGGAAGTTCTTAACGCCCTTCCCACTGGAGCATGGGTTTACGCGGGCGTCGGAGTAATTCCGGCCATTATGGGAAACATGCGCAGCAATGTTACCGCCATAGCCATAGGGGCAAGCGAAGCCGCAGCCAATGGCGTGGTGGTGCGCGCCGACAGCCCCATAGCTGCGGTCAAGGGCTGGAACAAAGATTACCCCGAAGTGCTGGGCAGCCCTGACACTCTGCGCGGCAAGACCTTTCTTGTTTCCGACCTCAGTTCCTCACACTACGCGCTGTCCTCATGGCTGGAAGTTCTTGGCCTTCAGGACAGCGACATCATCATCAGAGATATGGTGCAGGGGCTGGTGGTGGCCAGCTTTGAAAACCGCATCGGCGATGGTGTCGCCCTGTGGGCGCCACAGCTGTATCTGGCATTGGACAAGGGTGGAGTGCTGGCTGCCGACCTGAAAACCTGCGGGAAAGAAAGTTACACATACATCATTGCCAACACCGCATACGCCAATGAAAATCCTGAAATTACAGCAAAATTTCTTTCCGTCTACTTCAAGGCCGTGGACGAATACACAAGCAAGAGCCCTGAAGTTTTTCTGAAAGACTACCGCCGCTTTTACCTTGAATGGGCAGGCAAAGACTATGACGAAGAGCTGTTGCGGCGTGACATGAAGAGCCATCATGTGCTGGCCCTGACGGAACAGCAGCGTTTCTTTGATGAAAGCAACGGGCGCAGCGAAGTGCAGAAAGACCTTGAGGCCATTGCCCGTTTTTTTGGCAATATGGGCCGCCTGGGCAAGGAAGAAATGCTCAAGATCAGTTCATCTTCATACTCCAGCGACAAATTCATCAAGCTGGTACCGCCCAATTTGAAGCTTAAAAAATAA
- a CDS encoding bifunctional methionine sulfoxide reductase B/A protein — MKTSSSMPPLSDREADVILRKGTEAPYSGRYTDSKEAGTYVCRQCGAALYSSKDKFESGCGWPSFDTELPGAVRRLPDADGRRVEIVCAACGGHLGHVFEGEGFTTKNTRHCVNSLSMAFYPAGSPEEAQALAQRTQPASATGTAIVAGGCFWGVEDAYRRMPGVIDVVSGYTGGRVPNPTYEDVCRGDTGHAEAVRVTFDPAVVSYEQILRRFFEIHDPTQLDRQGPDVGDQYRSAVFFLDAGQEAVARKLMNRLKELGYNVVTRLEQAGPFYEAEAYHQRFAERTGRGRCHMSVPRFDTPADKR, encoded by the coding sequence ATGAAAACTTCATCTTCCATGCCGCCCCTCTCGGACCGGGAGGCAGACGTCATTCTGCGCAAGGGCACTGAGGCCCCATACTCTGGCCGCTATACAGACAGCAAAGAGGCTGGAACATATGTATGCCGCCAGTGCGGCGCGGCTCTTTACAGTTCTAAAGACAAATTTGAATCCGGCTGCGGCTGGCCCAGTTTTGATACGGAACTGCCGGGGGCAGTGCGCCGTCTGCCCGATGCCGACGGCAGAAGGGTGGAAATTGTCTGCGCTGCCTGTGGCGGGCATCTTGGTCATGTTTTTGAGGGAGAAGGTTTTACCACCAAGAATACGCGTCACTGCGTCAATTCTCTTTCTATGGCTTTTTATCCGGCAGGCAGCCCGGAAGAGGCGCAGGCCCTGGCGCAACGCACGCAACCCGCTTCAGCAACGGGCACTGCCATTGTGGCAGGGGGTTGCTTTTGGGGCGTTGAGGATGCCTATCGTCGTATGCCCGGCGTGATCGACGTGGTTTCGGGCTATACGGGCGGGCGGGTGCCCAACCCCACCTATGAGGACGTGTGCCGGGGCGACACGGGGCATGCTGAAGCCGTGCGCGTGACCTTTGATCCCGCAGTGGTCAGCTATGAGCAGATTTTGCGCCGCTTTTTTGAAATTCACGATCCTACCCAGCTTGATCGCCAGGGGCCGGATGTGGGCGACCAGTACCGGTCTGCGGTATTTTTTCTTGATGCCGGGCAGGAGGCCGTGGCCCGTAAGCTCATGAACCGTCTGAAGGAACTTGGATATAACGTGGTAACGCGCCTGGAGCAGGCCGGCCCCTTTTATGAGGCCGAGGCCTACCACCAGAGGTTTGCCGAGCGCACCGGGCGCGGGCGCTGCCATATGTCTGTGCCACGGTTTGATACACCCGCTGACAAGCGTTAA
- the galE gene encoding UDP-glucose 4-epimerase GalE, with protein sequence MSILVCGGAGYIGSHNVRSLLARGEDVVVVDNFLTGHRESLPEGVSLYEGDIRDAALLDQVFTSHRVSAVLHFAASSLVGESMEQPLKYFHNNVHGMQTLLEAMVRNHVDKIVFSSSAAVYGEQESVPIGEDAPLRPTNPYGESKLIMERMMHWVGKAHGIRFVSLRYFNVGGAWPGGAIGEDHRPESHLIPLILQVPLGRRETVTIFGDDYPTPDGTCIRDYLDVMDLADAHMRALDYLRTGGGSEICNLGNGKGFSVREMVAAACRVTGYDIGVTMATRRYGDPARLVASADRAREILGWEAKAGIDQIIASAWEWHKNHPEGFSS encoded by the coding sequence ATGTCCATTTTGGTTTGCGGCGGAGCCGGATATATTGGTTCCCATAATGTGCGTTCATTGCTGGCGCGCGGCGAAGATGTCGTTGTTGTGGACAATTTTTTGACCGGGCACCGGGAATCATTGCCTGAAGGGGTCAGCCTGTACGAAGGCGATATACGCGATGCGGCTTTGCTGGATCAGGTGTTTACCAGCCATCGGGTGAGCGCTGTGCTGCACTTTGCCGCCAGTTCGCTGGTGGGTGAAAGTATGGAGCAGCCGCTGAAATATTTTCACAACAATGTTCACGGCATGCAAACCCTGCTGGAAGCAATGGTGCGCAACCATGTGGACAAAATAGTTTTTTCTTCCTCTGCTGCCGTGTATGGCGAGCAGGAAAGCGTACCCATCGGTGAAGACGCCCCCCTGCGGCCCACCAATCCCTATGGCGAGAGCAAGCTTATCATGGAGCGCATGATGCATTGGGTGGGCAAGGCTCACGGCATCCGCTTTGTGAGTTTGCGTTACTTTAACGTGGGCGGCGCATGGCCCGGTGGGGCCATTGGTGAAGATCACAGGCCAGAAAGCCATCTTATTCCGCTTATTCTGCAGGTCCCCCTGGGCCGCCGCGAAACCGTGACCATTTTCGGCGACGACTATCCCACGCCCGACGGCACCTGCATTCGTGACTATCTGGATGTTATGGATCTGGCGGACGCACATATGCGTGCCTTGGACTATCTGCGCACCGGAGGCGGCAGCGAAATATGCAACCTTGGCAATGGCAAGGGGTTCAGCGTGCGCGAAATGGTGGCCGCTGCCTGCCGCGTGACTGGCTATGATATTGGTGTGACAATGGCCACGCGCCGTTACGGTGATCCCGCCAGGCTGGTGGCTTCCGCTGACCGCGCCAGAGAAATTCTCGGATGGGAGGCCAAGGCTGGTATTGATCAGATCATTGCCTCGGCATGGGAATGGCATAAAAATCATCCAGAAGGATTTTCTTCCTAG
- a CDS encoding flavodoxin, which translates to MSKVMILFGSSTGNTESIAQKLEELIAAGGHEVTLLNASEAAADNLADGYDAVLMGASAWGMEDLELQDDFAPLFDEMESMGLKGKKVAAFASGDMEYEHYCGAVPAIEEKAKGLGAEIICEGLKMEGDASSDADAVASFAQDVLKGL; encoded by the coding sequence ATGAGCAAGGTTATGATTCTGTTTGGATCCAGCACTGGTAATACCGAAAGCATTGCCCAGAAGTTGGAAGAGCTTATTGCCGCCGGTGGTCATGAAGTGACCCTGCTGAACGCTTCTGAAGCTGCTGCCGACAATTTGGCTGATGGCTATGACGCAGTGCTTATGGGCGCCTCGGCCTGGGGCATGGAAGATCTGGAACTGCAGGACGATTTCGCACCCCTGTTCGACGAAATGGAGAGCATGGGCCTCAAGGGCAAGAAGGTGGCTGCCTTTGCCTCGGGCGATATGGAGTACGAACACTACTGCGGTGCAGTACCCGCCATTGAAGAAAAGGCCAAGGGCCTGGGTGCGGAAATTATTTGTGAAGGCCTCAAGATGGAAGGCGACGCTTCCAGCGATGCTGATGCCGTCGCTTCTTTTGCACAGGACGTGCTCAAGGGACTGTAG
- a CDS encoding radical SAM protein has product MATPHIEPHLVMADEQGNVYDDEHLLMVCRRGAQWGLPRPDELMPLPEESEFFLLPGRQAVGLDPDTGEITSPEGEAQLAVAAFASPAHTLSAHPAYTSNPGAPLLPLFAYGAIGFARGRFYICAKRVDTDPRQVFTRIPRHRIEQGARRLLSEYPKNRLVRHIMDNCVARYDCPAARNFALGRYEAPLPTSRACNARCVGCISAQDNDSPVAVTPQCRLAFTPEPAEVAEIMRIHAGRESRTPIYSFGQGCEGDPLMNPDLLEESIRLFRSGGGLGTVNCNTNASRPQAVARLAEAGLTSMRVSINSARPTLYERYYRPADYNLDDVCAAIREARSRGIFVSLNLLFFPGVTDTEEELEALARMVGENGVSMIQWRNLNIDPEWYFNLMKQGSENGGTLELSPSMGLIQFMKRLKKLCPWLRHGYFNPYVGEKAELTAPMPGTWSLPEPRAKEGALAPGESASDDGTSDEYSDGTETAVVQE; this is encoded by the coding sequence ATGGCCACGCCGCATATTGAGCCGCATCTGGTTATGGCCGATGAGCAGGGCAATGTTTATGATGACGAACACCTGCTCATGGTCTGTCGCCGGGGTGCGCAATGGGGGCTGCCCCGCCCGGACGAACTTATGCCCTTGCCGGAAGAAAGCGAGTTTTTTTTGCTGCCTGGGCGTCAGGCCGTGGGGCTTGATCCCGATACTGGCGAAATAACTTCGCCCGAGGGCGAGGCCCAGTTGGCTGTGGCGGCTTTTGCGTCTCCTGCCCACACGCTTTCGGCGCATCCTGCCTACACCAGCAATCCCGGTGCGCCCTTGTTGCCGCTTTTTGCCTATGGCGCAATAGGTTTTGCGCGGGGGCGGTTTTACATCTGCGCCAAAAGGGTTGATACAGACCCGCGCCAGGTGTTCACCCGCATTCCGCGTCATCGCATCGAACAGGGCGCGCGCAGGCTGTTGAGCGAATATCCAAAGAATAGGCTTGTTCGCCATATTATGGATAATTGCGTCGCCCGGTACGATTGCCCGGCGGCCCGCAATTTTGCCCTTGGCCGTTATGAGGCCCCCCTGCCCACGTCACGCGCCTGCAATGCCCGTTGTGTCGGCTGTATTTCGGCCCAGGATAATGACTCCCCTGTGGCGGTGACGCCCCAATGCCGTCTGGCTTTCACACCGGAACCTGCCGAAGTGGCCGAAATCATGCGCATCCATGCCGGACGCGAAAGCCGCACGCCCATCTATTCCTTTGGTCAGGGCTGTGAAGGCGACCCCCTAATGAACCCGGATCTTCTGGAAGAAAGCATACGGCTTTTCCGTTCAGGCGGCGGGCTTGGCACTGTGAACTGTAATACCAATGCATCACGGCCCCAGGCCGTAGCCCGTCTGGCTGAAGCCGGGCTTACCAGCATGCGCGTCAGCATCAACAGTGCGCGGCCAACCCTGTACGAACGCTACTACCGGCCTGCGGATTACAATCTGGACGACGTTTGCGCTGCCATACGCGAAGCCAGAAGCCGTGGTATTTTTGTGTCCCTGAACCTGCTGTTCTTCCCCGGCGTCACAGATACGGAAGAAGAGCTGGAAGCTCTGGCCCGCATGGTGGGCGAAAACGGCGTGAGCATGATTCAGTGGCGCAATCTCAATATTGACCCTGAATGGTATTTCAACCTCATGAAACAGGGCAGCGAGAACGGCGGTACGCTTGAGCTTTCCCCAAGCATGGGCCTGATACAGTTTATGAAAAGGCTGAAAAAATTGTGCCCGTGGTTGCGTCACGGCTATTTTAACCCCTATGTGGGTGAAAAGGCCGAACTGACAGCTCCCATGCCCGGAACCTGGAGCCTGCCGGAACCGCGCGCCAAGGAAGGCGCATTGGCTCCTGGCGAGAGCGCCAGTGATGATGGCACATCTGACGAATATTCCGATGGCACGGAAACAGCCGTTGTTCAGGAATAA
- a CDS encoding glycosyltransferase, producing the protein MQRVLWIGSPFFGAQLRATGWQDVVLHNFEDDRVFGWQDLVRLADFTPDVLVVADKSRPPFVLGVENFPCLTVFYSVDSHIHTWHPFYAQAFDACIVSLRDHLSLFSGPFLDKDRLWWSPPFAWEADQPDPEAQAIWDCLFVGTVSENMPLRSEFLRALGGQLPGLHITSGPYRQLFSQGRVLLNHCEHGDLNFRVFEALGCGGCLVTPRVGHGLAELFVDGEHLVGYAPNDVGDALFRIKFLLEHPEVAAHIRAAGLAEVNARHRASHRAHAFTDHLCDLWSCGYECLVPQRLARSEAVLEQCLRLLYLHWADECGNPDIRRAYLAAAKGRYGLAGPES; encoded by the coding sequence ATGCAACGAGTTTTATGGATAGGCAGCCCGTTTTTTGGTGCGCAATTGCGCGCCACCGGCTGGCAGGATGTGGTCCTGCACAACTTTGAGGACGACCGCGTATTCGGTTGGCAAGATCTTGTGCGGCTGGCGGACTTTACGCCTGACGTGCTGGTAGTGGCTGACAAAAGTCGCCCTCCCTTTGTGCTCGGGGTTGAAAATTTTCCCTGCCTGACGGTTTTTTACAGTGTGGATTCACACATTCACACTTGGCACCCCTTCTATGCCCAGGCCTTTGACGCCTGCATAGTATCCCTGCGTGACCATCTTTCCCTGTTTTCCGGTCCTTTTCTTGATAAAGACCGGCTGTGGTGGTCCCCGCCGTTTGCCTGGGAAGCGGACCAGCCCGATCCTGAGGCACAGGCCATTTGGGACTGTCTTTTTGTGGGAACTGTTTCGGAAAACATGCCCTTGCGTTCAGAATTTTTGCGCGCTCTGGGCGGTCAATTGCCGGGATTGCACATAACCAGTGGCCCTTACAGGCAGCTTTTTTCTCAGGGGCGGGTTCTGCTCAACCATTGCGAGCACGGCGACCTGAATTTCAGGGTTTTTGAAGCCCTTGGCTGTGGCGGCTGTCTTGTGACGCCCCGCGTGGGACACGGTCTTGCCGAACTTTTTGTGGACGGCGAACATTTGGTGGGCTATGCGCCCAACGATGTGGGCGACGCGCTTTTTCGCATAAAATTTTTGCTGGAGCACCCGGAAGTGGCGGCGCACATTCGGGCAGCGGGGCTGGCCGAGGTCAATGCGCGTCACCGCGCAAGCCACAGGGCCCATGCGTTTACCGACCACCTGTGCGACCTGTGGAGCTGCGGCTACGAATGCCTTGTGCCGCAGCGTCTTGCCAGGTCAGAGGCCGTACTTGAACAATGTCTCAGATTGCTCTATCTGCACTGGGCCGATGAATGCGGCAATCCTGATATCCGCCGGGCGTACCTTGCCGCAGCCAAAGGCCGCTATGGCCTTGCCGGGCCGGAGAGCTAG